A section of the Ornithodoros turicata isolate Travis unplaced genomic scaffold, ASM3712646v1 ctg00000843.1, whole genome shotgun sequence genome encodes:
- the LOC135375232 gene encoding probable proline--tRNA ligase, mitochondrial isoform X2, producing the protein MMMDYGLIAPASTGTIILLPLAMRALQKLVNIIDAEMKRIGGQKLSLPCLIPADLMKKTGRWEKMEQELLKLHDRRDHNYCLGPTHEETISHMISTLPPMLRSSYPLLLYQIGTKFRDEARPKFGLMRAKEFLMKDMYTFDENDASAHGTYEKVCAAYDKIFRHLGVPYVKVQASTGAMGGSYSHEYHFVSDIGEDKLHLCSKCNRGINAEEDNEDAEQTWKCTHCVGPFRHERGIEVGHAFSLGTAYSKPLKAECLGDDGKQRPLLMNCFGIGVTRLLAACLELLSTADRLRWPAAIAPYTVAIVTPKTSEIAQKGSHEEAAVGNLPEHLSRHLNSLPRLLGDVVLDDRNSWTVGRRLRDLYNIGIPYVVVAGKKIKEDVPRFELHDVYSQTSVDLTHSEVIGYFEMKKCTEGL; encoded by the exons ATGATGATGGATTACGGCTTGATAGCTCCAGCATCTACGGGCACAATTATTTTGTTGCCTTTGGCAATGAGAGCCTTACAGAAGCTCGTGAACATTATAGACGCAGAAATGAAAAGAATCGGTGGTCAGAAGCTTTCGTTGCCGTGCTTAATACCGGCAGATCTGATGAAGAAAACCG GTAGGTGGGAAAAAATGGAACAAGAACTGCTGAAGCTACACGACCGCAGAGACCACAACTACTGTCTTGGACCG ACTCACGAGGAAACTATATCGCACATGATTTCAACGCTGCCTCCAATGCTGCGGTCCTCCTACCCGCTTTTGCTTTATCAG ATAGGGACAAAGTTTCGAGACGAGGCCAGGCCCAAGTTCGGATTGATGCGGGCAAAGGAGTTCCTCATGAAAG ACATGTACACGTTCGACGAGAACGACGCCTCGGCACACGGGACTTACGAAAAGGTGTGTGCCGCGTACGACAAGATATTTCGGCACCTCGGAGTGCCCTACGTCAAAG TTCAGGCATCGACGGGTGCAATGGGAGGCAGTTACTCGCACGAGTACCACTTCGTCAGCGATATCGGAGAGGATAAGCTGCATCTCTGCTCAAA ATGTAATCGTGGCATCAACGCAGAAGAAGACAATGAGGATGCCGAAC AAACATGGAAATGCACGCATTGTGTTGGACCATTTCGGCATGAACGAGGAATTGAG gtggGCCATGCATTTTCATTGGGCACAGCTTATTCGAAACCTCTCAAAGCAGAGTGCTTAGGAGATGATGGAAAACAAAG GCCATTGTTGATGAATTGCTTTGGAATCGGTGTCACACGACTCTTGGCAGCATGCCTGGAGCTGCTGTCTACCGCCGACCGGCTTCGATGGCCGGCAGCTATTGCCCCATACACGGTCGCCATAGTGACACCAAAG ACATCCGAAATTGCTCAGAAAGGCAGCCACGAAGAAGCTGCGGTTGGCAACCTTCCCGAACATCTATCCCGTCACCTGAACTCGTTACCCAGGCTTTTGGGCGACGTTGTCCTCGACGACAGAAATTCTTGGACGGTGGGACGGAGGCTCAGGGACCTCTACAACATCGGCATTCCGTACGTTGTTGTTGCAGGAAAGAAA ATCAAAGAAGACGTTCCTCGGTTTGAACTTCATGACGTCTACTCTCAGACAAGTGTTGATCTCACACACTCTGAAGTCATTGGTTATTTTGAGATGAAGAAATGTACAGAAGGTTTGTAG
- the LOC135375232 gene encoding probable proline--tRNA ligase, mitochondrial isoform X1, whose protein sequence is MFKGVSLHFNCTLLNSRSITLRLMSYPARCCAKKNLSNIARTSQLLQPSVFAGTATKPTKQDGVCKSQRMMMDYGLIAPASTGTIILLPLAMRALQKLVNIIDAEMKRIGGQKLSLPCLIPADLMKKTGRWEKMEQELLKLHDRRDHNYCLGPTHEETISHMISTLPPMLRSSYPLLLYQIGTKFRDEARPKFGLMRAKEFLMKDMYTFDENDASAHGTYEKVCAAYDKIFRHLGVPYVKVQASTGAMGGSYSHEYHFVSDIGEDKLHLCSKCNRGINAEEDNEDAEQTWKCTHCVGPFRHERGIEVGHAFSLGTAYSKPLKAECLGDDGKQRPLLMNCFGIGVTRLLAACLELLSTADRLRWPAAIAPYTVAIVTPKKGSHEEAAVGNLPEHLSRHLNSLPRLLGDVVLDDRNSWTVGRRLRDLYNIGIPYVVVAGKKIKEDVPRFELHDVYSQTSVDLTHSEVIGYFEMKKCTEGL, encoded by the exons ATGTTCAAGGGAGTGTCTCTCCATTTTAATTGCACGCTTTTAAACAGCAGAAGTATAACTTTGCGACTTATGTCGTATCCCGCACGCTGTTGTGCTAAAAAGAACTTGAGTAACATTGCCCGCACATCGCAACTTCTGCAACCGAGCGTGTTTGCAGGCACCGCAACGAAGCCGACGAAGCAGGACGGTGTTTGTAAAAGCCAAAGG ATGATGATGGATTACGGCTTGATAGCTCCAGCATCTACGGGCACAATTATTTTGTTGCCTTTGGCAATGAGAGCCTTACAGAAGCTCGTGAACATTATAGACGCAGAAATGAAAAGAATCGGTGGTCAGAAGCTTTCGTTGCCGTGCTTAATACCGGCAGATCTGATGAAGAAAACCG GTAGGTGGGAAAAAATGGAACAAGAACTGCTGAAGCTACACGACCGCAGAGACCACAACTACTGTCTTGGACCG ACTCACGAGGAAACTATATCGCACATGATTTCAACGCTGCCTCCAATGCTGCGGTCCTCCTACCCGCTTTTGCTTTATCAG ATAGGGACAAAGTTTCGAGACGAGGCCAGGCCCAAGTTCGGATTGATGCGGGCAAAGGAGTTCCTCATGAAAG ACATGTACACGTTCGACGAGAACGACGCCTCGGCACACGGGACTTACGAAAAGGTGTGTGCCGCGTACGACAAGATATTTCGGCACCTCGGAGTGCCCTACGTCAAAG TTCAGGCATCGACGGGTGCAATGGGAGGCAGTTACTCGCACGAGTACCACTTCGTCAGCGATATCGGAGAGGATAAGCTGCATCTCTGCTCAAA ATGTAATCGTGGCATCAACGCAGAAGAAGACAATGAGGATGCCGAAC AAACATGGAAATGCACGCATTGTGTTGGACCATTTCGGCATGAACGAGGAATTGAG gtggGCCATGCATTTTCATTGGGCACAGCTTATTCGAAACCTCTCAAAGCAGAGTGCTTAGGAGATGATGGAAAACAAAG GCCATTGTTGATGAATTGCTTTGGAATCGGTGTCACACGACTCTTGGCAGCATGCCTGGAGCTGCTGTCTACCGCCGACCGGCTTCGATGGCCGGCAGCTATTGCCCCATACACGGTCGCCATAGTGACACCAAAG AAAGGCAGCCACGAAGAAGCTGCGGTTGGCAACCTTCCCGAACATCTATCCCGTCACCTGAACTCGTTACCCAGGCTTTTGGGCGACGTTGTCCTCGACGACAGAAATTCTTGGACGGTGGGACGGAGGCTCAGGGACCTCTACAACATCGGCATTCCGTACGTTGTTGTTGCAGGAAAGAAA ATCAAAGAAGACGTTCCTCGGTTTGAACTTCATGACGTCTACTCTCAGACAAGTGTTGATCTCACACACTCTGAAGTCATTGGTTATTTTGAGATGAAGAAATGTACAGAAGGTTTGTAG
- the LOC135375232 gene encoding probable proline--tRNA ligase, mitochondrial isoform X3 has protein sequence MFKGVSLHFNCTLLNSRSITLRLMSYPARCCAKKNLSNIARTSQLLQPSVFAGTATKPTKQDGVCKSQRMMMDYGLIAPASTGTIILLPLAMRALQKLVNIIDAEMKRIGGQKLSLPCLIPADLMKKTGRWEKMEQELLKLHDRRDHNYCLGPTHEETISHMISTLPPMLRSSYPLLLYQIGTKFRDEARPKFGLMRAKEFLMKDMYTFDENDASAHGTYEKVCAAYDKIFRHLGVPYVKVQASTGAMGGSYSHEYHFVSDIGEDKLHLCSKCNRGINAEEDNEDAEQTWKCTHCVGPFRHERGIEVGHAFSLGTAYSKPLKAECLGDDGKQRPLLMNCFGIGVTRLLAACLELLSTADRLRWPAAIAPYTVAIVTPKAATKKLRLATFPNIYPVT, from the exons ATGTTCAAGGGAGTGTCTCTCCATTTTAATTGCACGCTTTTAAACAGCAGAAGTATAACTTTGCGACTTATGTCGTATCCCGCACGCTGTTGTGCTAAAAAGAACTTGAGTAACATTGCCCGCACATCGCAACTTCTGCAACCGAGCGTGTTTGCAGGCACCGCAACGAAGCCGACGAAGCAGGACGGTGTTTGTAAAAGCCAAAGG ATGATGATGGATTACGGCTTGATAGCTCCAGCATCTACGGGCACAATTATTTTGTTGCCTTTGGCAATGAGAGCCTTACAGAAGCTCGTGAACATTATAGACGCAGAAATGAAAAGAATCGGTGGTCAGAAGCTTTCGTTGCCGTGCTTAATACCGGCAGATCTGATGAAGAAAACCG GTAGGTGGGAAAAAATGGAACAAGAACTGCTGAAGCTACACGACCGCAGAGACCACAACTACTGTCTTGGACCG ACTCACGAGGAAACTATATCGCACATGATTTCAACGCTGCCTCCAATGCTGCGGTCCTCCTACCCGCTTTTGCTTTATCAG ATAGGGACAAAGTTTCGAGACGAGGCCAGGCCCAAGTTCGGATTGATGCGGGCAAAGGAGTTCCTCATGAAAG ACATGTACACGTTCGACGAGAACGACGCCTCGGCACACGGGACTTACGAAAAGGTGTGTGCCGCGTACGACAAGATATTTCGGCACCTCGGAGTGCCCTACGTCAAAG TTCAGGCATCGACGGGTGCAATGGGAGGCAGTTACTCGCACGAGTACCACTTCGTCAGCGATATCGGAGAGGATAAGCTGCATCTCTGCTCAAA ATGTAATCGTGGCATCAACGCAGAAGAAGACAATGAGGATGCCGAAC AAACATGGAAATGCACGCATTGTGTTGGACCATTTCGGCATGAACGAGGAATTGAG gtggGCCATGCATTTTCATTGGGCACAGCTTATTCGAAACCTCTCAAAGCAGAGTGCTTAGGAGATGATGGAAAACAAAG GCCATTGTTGATGAATTGCTTTGGAATCGGTGTCACACGACTCTTGGCAGCATGCCTGGAGCTGCTGTCTACCGCCGACCGGCTTCGATGGCCGGCAGCTATTGCCCCATACACGGTCGCCATAGTGACACCAAAG GCAGCCACGAAGAAGCTGCGGTTGGCAACCTTCCCGAACATCTATCCCGTCACCTGA